The following are encoded in a window of Xyrauchen texanus isolate HMW12.3.18 chromosome 42, RBS_HiC_50CHRs, whole genome shotgun sequence genomic DNA:
- the LOC127634973 gene encoding myosin-7-like — protein MGDTLMAEFGPAAPFLRKSDKERLEAQTRPFDMKKECFVPDPEVEFVKASITSRDGDKVTANTEFGKTVTVKDVDVHPQNPPKFDKIEDMAMFTFLHEPAVLFNLKERYAAWMIYTYSGLFCVTVNPYKWLPVYNQEVVDAYRGKKRSEAPPHIFSISDNAYQYMLSDRENQSVLITGESGAGKTVNTKRVIQYFASIAAVTTGKKDPSAEKKGTLEDQIIQCNPALEAFGNAKTIRNDNSSRFGKFIRIHFGVSGKLASADIETYLLEKSRVTFQLKAERDYHIFYQILSQRKPELLEMLLITNNPYDYSFISQGEIQVTSICDGDELVATDDAFDVLGFTQEEKNSIYKLTGAIMHYGNMRFKQKQREEQAESDGTEDADKISYLMGLNSADLIKGLCHPRVKVGNEWVTKGQSVQQVYYSIGALAKSVYEKMFLWMVIRINQSLETKQPRQYFIGVLDIAGFEIFEFNTFEQLCINFTNEKLQQFFNHHMFVLEQEEYKKEGIEWVFIDFGMDLAACIELIEKPMGIMSILEEECMFPKASDATFKAKLYDNHLGKSNNFQKPRIVKGKPEAHFSLVHYAGIVDYNISNWLVKNKDPLNETVVGLFQKSTMKLLSILFANYASADSDSGKGGKGGSKKKGSSFQTVSALHRENLNKLMTNLKSTHPHFVRCLIPNETKTPGAMENPLVMHQLRCNGVLEGIRICRKGFPNRILYGDFKQRYRILNPAAIPEGQFIDNKKGAEKLLGSLDIDHTQYKLGHTKVFFKAGLLGTLEEMRDDRLALIITGIQSVSRGFLSRLEFQKIVERRDALLVIQWNIRAFMGVKNWPWMKLYFKIKPLLKSAENEKEMANMKEEFIKLKEAFAKSEARRKELEEKMVSMLQEKNDLQLAMQSEQDNLADAEERCEGLIKNKIQGEAKIKELTERLEDEEEMNSELTAKKRKLEDECSELKKDIDDLELTLAKVEKEKHATENKVKNLTEEMAALDEIIAKLTKEKKALQEAHQQTLDDLQSEEDKVNTLTKAKAKLEQQVDDLEGSLEQEKKIRMDLERAKRKLEGDLKLTQESVMDLENDKQQMDERLKKKDFEISQLNSKIEDGQVLEGQLQKKLKELQARIEELEEELEAERAARAKVEKQRADLSRELEEISERLEEAGGATSAQIEMNKKREAEFQKLRRDLEEATLQHEATAATLRKKHADSVADLGEQIDNLQRVKQKLEKEKCELRLELDDVVSNMEQLVKAKTNLEKMCRTLEDQMSEYRTKAEEGQRKINDFTMQKAKLQTENGELSRQLEEKDSLVSQLTRGKQSYTQQVEDLKRQLEEEVKAKNALAHAVQSSRHDADLLREQYEEEQEAKAELQRSLSKANSEVAQWRTKYETDAIQRTEELEEAKKKLAQRLQDAEEAVEAVNAKCSSLEKTKHRLQNEIEDLMVDVERSNAAAAALDKKQRNFDKVLAEWKQKYEESQTELESAQKEARSLSTELFKLKNSYEESLDHLESMKRENKNLQEEISDLTEQLGESGKIIHELEKVRKQLEQEKQEIQAALEEAEGSLEHEEGKILRAQLEFNQIKADIERKLTEKDEEMEQAKRNQQRMIDTLQSSLESETRSRIEALRIKKKMEGDLNEMEIQLSQANRQAAEAQKQLKGLHGHLKDAQLQLDDALRGNDDLKENIAIVERRNNLLQAELDELRSLVEQTERGRKLAEQELLDVSERVQLLHSQNTSLLNQKKKLEGDNSQFQTEVEEAVQECRNAEEKAKKAITDAAMMAEELKKEQDTSAHLERMKKNMEQTIKDLQHRLDEAEQIAMKGGKKQVQKLEARVRELETEVEIEQRKASDSVKGIRKYERRIKELTYQTEEDRKNLSRLQDLVDKLQLKVKSYKRTAEVAEEQANSNLGKFRKIQHELDEAEERADIAESQVNKMRAKSHDTGPKRGADEE, from the exons GAAG ACAGTAACTGTGAAGGACGTTGATGTTCATCCTCAGAACCCACCAAAGTTCGATAAAATTGAGGACATGGCGATGTTCACCTTCCTCCACGAGCCCGCTGTGCTGTTTAACCTCAAAGAGCGTTACGCAGCCTGGATGATCTAC ACCTACTCTGGGCTCTTCTGTGTCACTGTGAACCCCTACAAGTGGCTGCCAGTGTACAATCAGGAAGTTGTCGATGCTTACAGAGGAAAGAAGAGGAGTGAAGCTCCTCCTCACATCTTCTCCATCTCAGACAATGCCTACCAGTACATGCTGTCAG ACAGGGAGAATCAGTCTGTCCTGATCAC TGGAGAATCCGGTGCTGGAAAGACTGTGAACACTAAAAGAGTGATCCAGTACTTTGCGAGCATTGCAGCAGTAACAACCGGCAAGAAGGATCCATCAGCGGAGAAAAAG GGTACTCTGGAGGATCAAATCATTCAGTGTAACCCCGCTCTGGAAGCTTTTGGCAATGCCAAGACCATCAGGAATGATAACTCATCCAGATTT GGTAAATTTATCCGTATCCATTTCGGAGTAAGTGGAAAGTTAGCTTCTGCTGATATTGAGACTT ATCTTCTGGAGAAGTCTCGTGTCACTTTCCAGCTCAAGGCTGAGAGAGATTACCACATTTTCTACCAGATCCTGTCTCAGAGAAAACCAGAACTTCTGG AGATGCTGCTCATCACCAACAACCCTTATGACTACTCCTTCATATCCCAAGGAGAGATACAAGTGACCTCAATTTGTGATGGTGACGAGCTGGTGGCAACTGAT GATGCCTTTGATGTGTTGGGCTTTACCCAAGAGGAGAAGAACAGCATCTACAAGCTGACTGGTGCCATCATGCACTACGGCAACATGAGGTTTAAGCAGAAGCAAAGAGAGGAACAGGCAGAGTCTGATGGGACTGAGG ATGCTGACAAAATTTCATATCTGATGGGCCTGAACTCTGCTGATCTCATCAAGGGTTTGTGCCACCCTAGAGTCAAAGTTGGAAATGAGTGGGTCACCAAGGGACAAAGTGTCCAGCAG GTGTACTACTCTATTGGTGCTCTGGCAAAGTCAGTGTACGAGAAGATGTTCCTCTGGATGGTTATAAGAATCAACCAATCCCTGGAAACCAAGCAGCCTCGCCAGTACTTCATTGGCGTACTGGACATTGCTGGATTTGAGATCTTTGAA TTCAACACTTTTGAGCAACTGTGCATCAACTTCACTAATGAGAAGTTGCAGCAGTTCTTCAATCACCACATGTTTGTGCTGGAACAAGAGGAATACAAGAAGGAGGGTATTGAGTGGGTCTTCATCGACTTTGGCATGGACTTGGCAGCATGCATTGAGCTTATTGAGAAG CCCATGGGTATCATGTCCATCCTTGAAGAGGAGTGCATGTTCCCTAAAGCCAGTGATGCCACATTTAAAGCTAAGCTTTATGACAACCACTTGGGGAAATCAAACAACTTCCAGAAACCCAGGATTGTCAAGGGTAAACCAGAGGCTCATTTCTCCCTTGTTCACTACGCTGGCATAGTTGACTACAACATTTCAAACTGGCTGGTGAAGAACAAGGATCCTCTTAATGAGACTGTTGTGGGATTGTTTCAGAAGTCCACCATGAAACTGTTGTCTATACTGTTTGCGAATTACGCTAGTGCTGACT CGGATTCTGGTAAGGGTGGCAAAGGAGGTAGCAAAAAGAAGGGTTCTTCTTTCCAAACAGTGTCAGCCCTCCATAGG GAGAATCTGAACAAGCTGATGACCAATTTGAAGTCAACTCACCCTCACTTTGTGCGCTGCCTGATCCCCAATGAGACAAAGACTCCTGGGGCGATGGAAAATCCTCTGGTCATGCACCAGCTGCGCTGTAACGGTGTGCTGGAGGGCATCAGAATCTGCAGAAAGGGATTCCCCAACAGGATCCTGTATGGAGATTTCAAGCAACG TTACCGCATCCTAAATCCTGCTGCTATTCCTGAGGGACAGTTCATTGACAACAAGAAGGGTGCAGAAAAACTTCTTGGCTCTCTGGACATTGATCACACCCAGTACAAGTTAGGACATACTAAG GTGTTTTTCAAGGCTGGTCTTCTGGGTACACTTGAGGAGATGAGAGACGACCGTCTTGCACTTATTATAACTGGAATTCAGTCAGTGTCTCGTGGTTTTCTATCAAGACTTGAGTTCCAAAAGATTGTTGAACGCAG AGATGCATTGCTGGTGATCCAGTGGAATATACGTGCTTTCATGGGTGTCAAGAATTGGCCCTGGATGAAGCTGTACTTCAAGATCAAACCATTGCTGAAAAGTGCtgagaatgagaaagagatgGCCAACATGAAGGAGGAATTTATCAAGCTGAAGGAGGCTTTTGCTAAATCTGAGGCACGCAGAAAAGAGCTTGAAGAGAAGATGGTTTCTATGCTCCAAGAGAAGAATGACCTGCAGCTTGCTATGCAGTCT GAACAAGATAATCTTGCAGATGCTGAGGAGAGATGTGAGGGTCTGATCAAGAACAAGATCCAGGGTGAGGCCAAAATCAAAGAGCTGACTGAGAGACTGGAGGATGAAGAGGAAATGAATTCTGAGCTGACAGCAAAGAAGAGAAAGCTGGAGGATGAATGTTCTGAGCTCAAGAAGGACATTGATGATCTGGAGCTCACTCTGGCCAAAGTGGAGAAAGAAAAACATGCCACTGAGAACAAG GTTAAGAACCTGACAGAGGAGATGGCAGCTTTGGATGAAATCATTGCTAAGCTTACCAAGGAGAAGAAAGCTCTGCAAGAGGCCCATCAGCAAACGCTGGAtgatctccagagtgaggaagaCAAAGTCAACACACTCACCAAAGCCAAAGCCAAGCTGGAGCAACAAGTTGATGAT CTTGAAGGTTCTCTGgaacaagaaaagaaaatacgAATGGATCTTGAGAGAGCCAAAAGGAAGCTTGAGGGTGACTTGAAGTTGACACAAGAGAGTGTGATGGATCTGGAAAATGATAAGCAGCAGATGGATGAGAGGCTAAAGAA AAAAGACTTTGAAATAAGCCAGCTCAACAGCAAGATTGAAGATGGGCAAGTTCTGGAGGGTCAACTCCAGAAAAAACTGAAAGAGTTGCAG GCCCGTATTGAAGAGCTTGAAGAAGAGCTGGAGGCTGAGAGAGCTGCTCGTGCCAAAGTTGAAAAGCAGAGGGCAGATCTGTCCAGAGAACTGGAGGAGATCAGTGAGAGGTTGGAGGAGGCTGGTGGTGCCACGTCTGCCCAGATAGAGATGAACAAGAAACGTGAAGCTGAGTTCCAGAAACTGCGTAGAGACCTTGAAGAGGCTACTCTGCAACATGAGGCCACTGCTGCTACACTGAGGAAGAAACATGCAGACAGTGTGGCTGATCTGGGAGAGCAGATTGACAACCTTCAGAGAGTGAAGCAGAAGCTTGAGAAAGAAAAGTGTGAACTCAGACTGGAACTGGATGATGTAGTCTCAAACATGGAGCAGCTTGTCAAGGCAAAG ACAAACCTAGAGAAAATGTGCAGAACTCTGGAAGACCAGATGAGTGAGTACAGAACCAAAGCCGAGGAAGGCCAGCGCAAAATTAATGACTTCACCATGCAAAAAGCCAAGCTGCAAACAGAGAATG gtgaactttccAGACAGCTAGAAGAGAAAGATTCTTTGGTGTCTCAGCTGACCAGAGGAAAGCAGTCCTACACTCAACAGGTTGAAGACCTCAAGAGACAACTGGAGGAGGAAGTGAAG GCTAAGAATGCCCTGGCCCATGCAGTGCAGTCTTCTCGCCATGATGCTGATCTGCTTAGAGAGCAGTATGAGGAGGAACAGGAAGCCAAAGCTGAGCTGCAGCGTAGTCTCTCCAAAGCAAACTCTGAGGTGGCTCAGTGGAGAACCAAGTATGAAACTGATGCCATCCAGAGGACTGAAGAGCTGGAGGAAGCAAA gAAGAAGCTGGCTCAGCGTCTTCAAGATGCTGAAGAAGCTGTGGAAGCAGTCAATGCTAAATGCTCCTCTCTGGAGAAGACCAAGCACAGGCTCCAAAATGAGATTGAAGATCTTATGGTTGATGTGGAGAGATccaatgctgctgctgctgctctggACAAGAAGCAAAGAAACTTTGATAAA GTATTGGCTGAGTGGAAACAGAAGTATGAGGAGTCCCAAACTGAACTAGAAAGTGCCCAAAAAGAAGCCAGATCTCTCAGCACTGAACTCTTCAAATTGAAGAACTCTTATGAGGAGTCACTGGACCACCTTGAGAGCATGAAGAGGGAGAACAAGAATCTCCAAG aaGAAATCTCTGACCTCACTGAGCAACTTGGTGAGAGTGGGAAGATTATTCATGAGCTGGAGAAAGTTAGGAAACAGCTGGAGCAGGAGAAACAAGAGATACAAGctgccctggaggaggcagag GGTTCCCTTGAACACGAGGAAGGCAAGATCCTTAGAGCTCAGTTGGAATTCAATCAGATTAAAGCTGACATTGAACGCAAACTGACTGAGAAAGATGAGGAGATGGAGCAGGCCAAGAGGAACCAGCAGAGAATGATTGATACCCTTCAGAGCTCACTTGAGTCAGAGACTCGCAGCAGGATTGAAGCCCTCAGAATTAAGAAGAAGATGGAGGGAGACCTCAATGAGATGGAGATTCAGCTCAGCCAAGCAAACAGGCAGGCAGCAGAAGCCCAGAAACAACTCAAGGGTCTACATGGACATCTCAAA GATGCCCAGCTGCAGTTGGACGATGCTCTTCGGGGTAATGATGATCTCAAAGAGAACATCGCCATTGTGGAGAGACGCAACAATCTACTGCAGGCTGAACTGGATGAGTTGAGATCCCTGGTGGAACAGACTGAGAGAGGAAGGAAACTGGCTGAGCAGGAACTGCTGGACGTCAGTGAAAGGGTTCAGCTGCTTCATTCTCAG AACACCAGCCTGCTGAATCAGAAGAAGAAGCTGGAGGGAGACAATTCCCAGTTCCAGACTGAGGTTGAGGAGGCTGTGCAGGAGTGCAGGAATGCTGAGGAAAAAGCCAAGAAAGCCATCACTGATGCTGCCATGATGGCAGAAGAGCTGAAGAAGGAGCAGGACACCAGTGCTCATCTGGAGCGCATGAAGAAGAACATGGAGCAGACCATCAAGGACCTGCAGCACCGTCTGGATGAAGCTGAGCAGATCGCCATGAAGGGAGGCAAGAAGCAGGTCCAGAAACTGGAAGCCAGG GTGAGAGAGCTAGAAACTGAGGTGGAGATAGAGCAGAGAAAAGCAAGCGATTCTGTCAAGGGGATTCGTAAATATGAGAGACGCATCAAAGAACTCACCTACCAG ACTGAGGAAGACAGAAAGAATCTGTCTCGTCTGCAGGATCTGGTGGACAAGCTTCAGCTGAAGGTCAAGTCCTACAAGAGAACTGCTGAGGTGGCT GAGGAACAGGCCAATTCTAACCTGGGCAAGTTCCGTAAGATACAGCATGAGCTGGATGAAGCAGAGGAGAGAGCTGACATTGCTGAATCTCAGGTCAACAAGATGAGAGCCAAGAGTCATGATACTGGACCCAAG AGGGGTGCTGATGAGGAGTAA